A window of Juglans regia cultivar Chandler chromosome 7, Walnut 2.0, whole genome shotgun sequence contains these coding sequences:
- the LOC108987287 gene encoding uncharacterized protein LOC108987287: protein MATATTTSVHVTTLDGLVNVNSLFTIAVSGRCQEAPRLRCPLLQLLPLLFPRRPGPRAACHICLYAIGQETETEVLVSGTGLGGNPTRKMDKAWMHIEDRLRSNEYANGVKQFIDMAKAHAPGRECIRCPCRRCRNRSFHHIAMVEDHLFIVGIDTSYTEWIFHGEEETLPDATFSDEDGDDAHNYNDYIDDVDEMLDDIRVGSFMDNSGRTELHSDAGPSRHTSGTPIHPNFDELLDNARKPLYPTCTEFSKLSFIVKLLHIKTVGGWTVNSFDMVIKLLQAAFPDAQFPASYNEARRLQRGLGFSYTKIHVCPNDCALFWKDHADKDECPICNASRWASNTTNQQRIPQKVLRYFPLKPRLQRLFMSKKTAQAMRWHAEERVDDPNFMRHPADSRVWKDFDNKYDWFAQDPRNVRLGLASDGFNPFNNMSKPYSIWPVLLVPYNLPPWSCMKEPYLMMSLLIPGPKAPGNDIDVFLRPLIDELTELWEEGIRTYDSYKRESFQLRATLLWTINDFPAYANLSGWSTKGKMACPTCNLETDSLWLVHGRKHCYMGHRRWLVPDHSWRRKKNAFNGKEEHRLQPKMKVGQALMEQLHEVSNVQFGKSTKKRKRMPNELNWTKKCIFFELPYWLDLGLRHNLDVMHIEKNICDSILGTLMNIEGKSKDTANARRDLEDLGLRKELHLQHDGNHTSMSLACYMLNVTERRSFCARLSEVKFSDGFASNIARCVNITEGKIMGMKSHDCHIFMQYLLPVVIGGYLRPDIRGALIEFCSFFKELCSRTLDIIVLERLQANIPIILCKLEMIFPPAFFDIMVHLAIHLPDEAC from the exons ATTGGGCAAGAAACAGAGACTGAAGTACTAGTTTCAGGCACAGGATTAGGTGGAAATCCTACCAGAAAG ATGGATAAGGCTTGGATGCATATTGAAGATAGATTGCGTTCCAATGAATACGCAAATGGCGTTAAACAATTCATAGATATGGCGAAGGCCCATGCACCGGGTAGAGAATGTATCAGGTGTCCATGTAGGAGATGCCGAAATCGATCTTTCCATCATATTGCTATGGTTGAGGATCACTTGTTCATCGTAGGTATTGATACATCTTATACGGAATGGATATTCCATGGCGAGGAGGAAACTTTGCCAGACGCCACATTTTCTGACGAAGATGGTGATGATGCCCATAACTACAATGACTACATTGATGATGTAGACgagatgttagatgacatccGTGTTGGGTCCTTTATGGATAATTCTGGTAGAACAGAATTGCACTCAGACGCAGGGCCTTCACGACACACCTCTGGTACTCCAATACACCCTAACTTTGACGAGCTGCTAGACAATGCAAGAAAGCCACTTTATCCAACCTGCACAGAGTTCTCAAAGCTATCATTCATAGTCAAGTTGCTTCACATAAAGACAGTTGGTGGTTGGACTGTGAATTCATTTGACATGGTTATAAAGCTTTTGCAAGCAGCATTTCCTGATGCTCAGTTCCCTGCCTCATATAACGAGGCTCGCCGCTTACAACGTGGTTTGGGCTTTAGTTACACAAAGATACATGTATGCCCAAATGATTGTGCCTTGTTTTGGAAGGATCATGCTGATAAAGATGAGTGCCCTATATGTAATGCATCTAGGTGGGCCTCAAACACAACTAACCAACAAAGGATACCCCAAAAAGTCCTCCGctattttcctttgaagccacGGTTGCAAAGGCTGTTTATGTCAAAGAAGACTGCCCAAGCCATGAGATGGCATGCAGAAGAGCGTGTTGATGATCCCAACTTCATGAGACATCCGGCTGATTCTAGGGTATGGAAAGACTTCGATAACAAATATGATTGGTTTGCCCAAGATCCTCGTAATGTCAGACTTGGTCTAGCGAGTGATGGGTTCAACCCATTCAATAACATGAGCAAACCGTACAGCATTTGGCCAGTGCTACTTGTGCCTTACAACTTGCCCCcttggtcatgcatgaaagaacCATATTTGATGATGTCATTGTTAATCCCTGGACCAAAGGCACCGGGAAATGATATTGACGTGTTCCTGCGTCCCCTAATAGATGAGTTGACAGAATTATGGGAAGAGGGAATTCGTACATATGATTCATACAAACGAGAATCGTTTCAGTTAAGGGCAACGTTGCTCTGGACCATCAATGACTTTCCTGCATATGCAAATCTTTCAGGCTGGAGCACAAAGGGTAAGATGGCATGCCCTACATGTAACTTAGAAACAGATTCACTATGGCTTGTGCATGGTcgaaaacattgttatatgggtCATCGTCGGTGGTTGGTGCCAGATCACAgttggagaaggaaaaaaaatgcttttaatGGTAAGGAGGAACACCGTCTCCAACCTAAAATGAAAGTGGGACAAGCTTTAATGGAGCAATTACATGAGGTCTCAAACGTGCAGTTTGGTAAATCAACCAAGAAGAGGAAACGTATGCCCAATGAActtaattggacaaaaaaatgtATCTTCTTTGAGCTTCCTTACTGGTTAGATTTGGGATTGCGACATAACTTGGAcgtcatgcatattgaaaaaaatatttgtgattcAATCCTGGGAACCTTGATGAATATTGAAGGCAAAAGTAAGGACACCGCCAATGCGCGTAGGGATTTGGAAGATCTTGGACTaagaaaagaattacatttaCAGCATGATGGTAATCATACTTCTATGAGTCTTGCATGTTATATGTTAAATGTAACTGAGCGAAGGAGTTTTTGTGCACGTCTTTCAGAAGTCAAATTTTCGGATGGTTTTGCCTCAAATATTGCCCGGTGTGTCAACATTACTGAAGGAAAAATCATGGGGATGAAGAGCCATGATTGTCAtatctttatgcaatatttgttGCCAGTTGTTATTGGTGGGTACCTACGACCCGATATTAGGGGAGCTTTAATCGAGTTCTGctcatttttcaaagaattatgtTCACGAACACTAGACATAATAGTGTTGGAACGGCTTCAAGCTAATATCCCCATCATTCTTTGcaaattagaaatgatattcccacctgcattttttgatatcatggtgCATCTTGCCATTCATTTGCCAGATGAGGCTTGCTAG